In Nicotiana tabacum cultivar K326 chromosome 17, ASM71507v2, whole genome shotgun sequence, one DNA window encodes the following:
- the LOC107772436 gene encoding sister chromatid cohesion protein PDS5 homolog C-like encodes MAASASSTLDSSQKEIEDELKDCGIRLIIPPPSTEELLNLLDKVESQLIKVGQAPSDSMKDALRPVMRAMVGSELLKNADVDVKFSVVSCLCELSRITAPQQPYDDGLMKEIFQLIVRAFEDLSHSARHYYKAVHVLETVADVKACVMLLDLECDALVIEIFQLFLRIIRWKHNGPKKVFIISRWDPKKAQTSFEFQGQVKYRARSHYRARVQIEL; translated from the exons ATGGCTGCTTCTGCTTCCTCTACTTTGGACTCTTCCCAAAAGGAAATTGAGGATGAGCTCAAAGATTGTGGGATTAGGCTCATTATTCCTCCTCCTTCCACTGAAGAGCTCCTCAATCTTCTCGAT AAAGTGGAATCCCAATTGATAAAGGTAGGTCAAGCCCCTTCTGATTCAATGAAAGATGCACTTCGACCAGTAATGAGAGCTATGGTTGGAAGTGAACTTTTAAAGAATGCTGATGTGGATGTCAAATTCTCTGTTGTATCTTGTCTCTGTGAGCTTTCTAGAATAACTGCCCCTCAGCAACCTTATGATGATGGACTAATGAAG GAAATTTTCCAACTTATAGTAAGGGCATTTGAAGATTTATCTCATTCAGCCCGCCATTATTATAAGGCTGTGCATGTTCTTGAAACTGTGGCAGATGTCAAGGCCTGTGTGATGCTGCTGGACCTTGAATGTGATGCCTTAGTTATAGAGATATTCCAGCTGTTTCTCAGGATCATCAG ATGGaaacataatggaccgaagaaagtcttcataatatcgagatgggaTCCGAAGAAGGCACAAACGAGCTTCGAGTTTCAGGGACAGGTaaaataccgagctcgaagtcattatcgagctcgggtccaaatcgaactatga